The sequence below is a genomic window from Ipomoea triloba cultivar NCNSP0323 chromosome 2, ASM357664v1.
TGGCCCCTCTCCTGCTCAAACTGCACAAAGTGTACATGCATGTCtacaattattaatatatccaatgaaatttttatactataaatatcCTGAAGAAAAGTTCTTGCTCTTAATGCatgttaattacttaattaagtACCAAACTTAACTCATTactgtttggtaacataattagttcatcaatcaattttgtcttatttgatcactattagctgtttgacttgattaaataacaaccaatataagtgttcaattaataaagttttgtaataacttattgcttcaaaacactaaaattcaaaaagctgctcaaaaagAGTTTTTTGTTAAAGTCATTTGTatgtaatcagctaacagctaacaactaacttaccaaacatctttctagaatcagctaatgctatcaaatAGTCAAACACAGTAACCCAATCAACTACCAGCTATTAACTATCAggtatttaccaaacaccccatagaATATTGGTGCTTTGCAAGCAACGcctgtgtgtatatttaattaccTCATGTCCAATTATGTCATCCATTAACCTGCAAATTGAGCAATTAGCTTTGATTGCTAGAGGTTCACTTGTAATCCAGTCGAGAACTTCCTTGGTTACAATATCCCCCATGCCCACCAAGGAAGTTGTTGCAAGCGTCATGTAACAAGTTGTCGCCAAGGAAACTTTCAAGTACTCCTCAAACGTTGGAACATGTTTTGTATAAAACCACATGAATTCTTGATGGTATGCTCTGACTGACTTTTTCATCTaccaacaatttaaaaaaaaaaaaaaaaaaacgtaactCCATATTATTTACTCGCCCTAGCTGatagatataaaaatataatcttaTAACATTTAGAAATGACCCTATCTactgttataaaaaaaaatagataatgatattatatttttgtaaataattatcataaaatttataaaaacgTCGCCTATTTTTGTTTATAGTTGCATGCACTATGCGTTTTCAAGtagaatttgtattaattgatatatattacGTAAATAGTAGTTGTGTAAAAATTTAACCTCTCCAATTGCATAGGCAACATGAAACAGTTTATTTTCCTTGGCCATCACTTCTTCCATTTCAGTAGTAGTAGCTAGAATAGTAAGATAAAGCTTCTTCAGGTATTGTGGTACTTCATTTGAGGCACTTGTATCAAACCTACACATCAACAAtgttatttcatatatatatatatatatatatatatatatatatatatatatatatatatatatatatatatatatatataNNNNNNNNNNNNNNNNNNNNNNNNNNNNNNNNNNNNNNNNNNNNNNNNNNNNNNNNNNNNNNNNNNNNNNNNNNNNNNNNNNNNNNNNNNNNNNNNNNNNNNNNNNNNNNNNNNNNNNNNNNNNNNNNNNNNNNNNNNNNNNNNNNNNNNNNNNNNNNNNNNNNNNNNNNNNNNNNNNNNNNNNNNNNNNNNNNNNNNNNNNNNNNNNNNNNNNNNNNNNNNNNNNNNNNNNNNNNNNNNNNNNNNNNNNNNNNNNNNNNNNNNNNNNNNNNNNNNNNNNNNNNNNNNNNNNNNNNNNNNNNNNNNNNNNNNNNNNNNNNNNNNNNNNNNNNNNNNNNNNNNNNNNNNNNNNNNNNNNNNNNNNNNNNNNNNNNNNNNNNNNNNNNNNNNNNNNNNNNNNNNNNNNNNNNNNNNNNNNNNNNNNNNNNNNNNNNNNNNNNNNNNNNNNNNNNNNNNNNNNNNNNNNNNNNNNNNNNNNNNNNNNNNNNNNNNNNNNNNNNNNNNNNNNNNNNNNNNNNNNNNNNNNNNNNNNNNNNNNNNNNNNNNNNNNNNNNNNNNNNNNNNNNNNNNNNNNNNNNNNNNNNNNNNNNNNNNNNNNNNNNNNNNNNNNNNNNNNNNNNNNNNNNNNNNNNNNNNNNNNNNNNNNNNNNNNNNNNNNNNNNNNNNNNNNNNNNNNNNNNNNNNNNNNNNNNNNNNNNNNNNNNNNNNNNNNNNNNNNNNNNNNNNNNNNNNNNNNNNNNNNNNNNNNNNNNNNNNNNNNNNNNNNNNNNNNNNNNNNNNNNNNNNNNNNNNNNNNNNNNNNNNNNNNNNNNNNNNNNNNNNNNNNNNNNNNNNNNNNNNNNNNNNNNNNNNNNNNNNNNNNNNNNNNNNNNNNNNNNNNNNNNNNNNNNNNNNNNNNNNNNNNNNNNNNNNNNNNNNNNNNNNNNNNNNNNNNNNNNNNNNNNNNNNNNNNNNNNNNNNNNNNNNNNNNNNNNNNNNNNNNNNNNNNNNNNNNNNNNNNNNNNNNNNNNNNNNNNNNNNNNNNNNNNNNNNNNNNNNNNNNNNNNNNNNNNNNNNNNNNNNNNNNNNNNNNNNNNNNNNNNNNNNNNNNNNNNNNNNNNNNNNNNNNNNNNNNNNNNNNNNNNNNNNNNNNNNNNNNNNNNNNNNNNNNNNNNNNNNNNNNNNNNNNNNNNNNNNNNNNNNNNNNNNNNNNNNNNNNNNNNNNNNNNNNNNNNNNNNNNNNNNNNNNNNNNNNNNNNNNNNNNNNNNNNNNNNNNNNNNNNNNNNNNNNNNNNNNNNNNNNNNNNNNNNNNNNNNNNNNNNNNNNNNNNNNNNNNNNNNNNNNNNNNNNNNNNNNNNNNNNNNNNNNNNNNNNNNNNNNNNNNNNNNNNNNNNNNNNNNNNNNNNNNNNNNNNNNNNNNNNNNNNNNNNNNNNNNNNNNNNNNNtatatatatatatatatatatatatatatatatatatatatatatatatatatatatatatatatatataaattattatgagATACCTAATATTGAACTTTGGATGCATGTTCTTAATTCGTTAGAAGGTTACACTCGCACAGAAACGCCGTACCTTTGGATAGCATTTGTGAAAAGTTGGAGTTCATCGTGGGTCCCATAAACATCATAAAGATCgtctaaaattgaacacaaagaAATGATTTGGGTTGTTATTCTTCTACTGAAGTGGTATTGCGGCTCAAAGTATATTCCCAGtatccaaaaataacattctgCCAATCTATCTCTTGCGAAGGGTAATGTTTTTGGGACATCCAAATCTTTCCACCACCTATATAGAATAACAAGGTAGGTAATTAAAACCCTAATTAAGTGATTAAACAAAGAGTTTATTCCATTTGatccatcaataatgaaagtgGAATAAATTCTCAAAAACATACTAACCTTGTGATGCCACTTAGCTCTCGTTGATGTACTTTTTGCAGCAAGTTAAAATCCAACTTGGCAAATCTTAGTAACACTTCGTTATGAGTTTGATCTTGTTGATAAATTGGCATGTATTCCCTAGCTCCTACCCTTGGTAAGGTCCGCCGGAGGGGCATCTTTAGGGCATGAGTCACTTGAGCTGCCGCCAACTTGTTCAAACCAGGCAACATTGACTCGAGGTGACCTGTAGTAAATGTTAATGCTTCGTCTAAAATGGTCTCCCCATGCACTCCAAGATATGCTGCCTCGTACAAGCTTAACATCCCTTCCACATCATTGGCCAACGAATCCTTAAACTTCCCGTTTTTGTCCAAGAATTTCTCAAACACACCTTTGTTGGTcaatagtaaaaaatatatataagtcaTCATCACATAATACTATATCATTCTATAATGCCATTAGGTGCGTGACAATATAATATTCTTTCAAAAGATAGTGACTTATTATTACCACATGAGATATGATGTCCTTCTTGTCTAAGTAATCGAAAGCGAAGAGCAACAATATAAAGGTTATTCTCATCGTCTTCCTTGTTGCAATCATCGTAGTTTTCAAATATGTGTCGTATTGATGCCTCTATCTCATTCTCGAAATGATAATCCACTCCTAAACGTTGGATCTTGTCGATCAACTCTAGTTTTTCTAGGGATGCAGGAGGAGCTGCAATAAACGCTTTTCTTACCTCTTCTTTCAGCTGCTGGACTTCTCGTTCTTCTAATGGATCAATTTCCTGTACAAGGAACAAAAAGAAATGTTgcatttttcttgaaaaaaggataagacatacatacatatatatatatataggttcctACAGCACGGATGGGCTTCTCATGTGACAGTGCGATCattcaccattaggtatgcataaatgcactaCAAAGTGTTCACAAATGCAGCATTAAGTGTGATTCATTTTTGTGTGTGGTGCATGTGCATTTCATTCTAGTGCATTTTCATacattgtgtggtgcatttatgcatacctaatagtgcaaTTCATTTTGaccgcacacacacatatatatatatgtgtgtgtgtgcgcgcgcgcgccaTTGTTCAGGTGAGTCCACCACTTCTCATGAGTGATATGGACAAATTTGGGTCATTGAATGCTGCTTGAGATGGTTTAGATTTAGCCAAATACTATTGGCGAAATCTAAGTCATTCAATAATGGTCCAGATCCGTCCATACAGACTAATGGTAAATGATAGACTAATTtgatctctatatatataccgtGAGTTGGGAATCATAGGCAAGAAAATAATCTCCCCAGACACTTGGATGATACGTTACGGAGCGACGACCTGATGAATTGCCATTCACGTCCATTTCTGTTCTACTATCTCCTCACTCTTTTATAAGTTTATTCCCTCACGAAAGTTTCACTTTGGATGAGAACTCAGAATTTTTTACTGAAATTTAGATAGAGCCCATTGTTGAGTATGTATTGAAATGTGTCCAATGGGCATGGCTGTTTTGCCATTTTTATAGTGCCATTTCGGCATCATTTTGGCTTGATTCACGGCGAAGTACAGATctttgatattaaaaataaaattaaaaaaattaagatcgTATCTTATGATTAATATACTTTAAAATTATGATGCTGACTATGGTAAATTATATAtgctgtggacctgggtccaccttgcaatatGGATCAATGTGGACCTGGATTTAtgtacacaaatttaaaattctatgttcacaattttagaaatctatatttacaattttatatttcaatatacaaaattacattactcaatattcacaatttttaaactctatattcacaattttgttatatatattcaaaaagtGTATTATAccgttgaacatagagttttgatactattgaacatagagttatgaaattgtgaacatagagttatgaaattgtgaacctGAAATTATGAAActatgaacatggagttatgaaattgttaacatggagttatgaaattatgaacatggaattatgaaattgtaaacatggacccaggtccaccttacaaggtgaacccagtgtggacccgagtccatgacataacaatcGGCTTACTATTACCTCAAAGAATCATACAGAACCTGATTGGTCAAGACAGAAGCTAAGCTCGCTGTACAATTAAGGTGTATTTGGAAACATGGAATCAGAATTAAAATGGGAATCAAATAGTTGTTAATTGGAAtgtgttttggtgaaagtattttgcatgtttggtaatatggTGGAATTGGAAATGTTTGGCTTTGTATGACTCTATAATCGGAACAAAGCTTttgaaatacaaattaaaaaacaaaaaatcattgCAATTGATCTTAAGAGTGGTAATGAAGTGAGTAGGCAATGCATGAGAAAGTCGATGAAGTAAGGAGAGATGAGTTAGGAGGCGACGAAATGAGGAGGCAATGCAATGAAATGAAATGTAGAAGGATAAAGACTAAATTAAATGAATGATACATGATTTAAAATATgtaatgagttttgtaattatagggTAATCAAATCGTCATACactgtcaaagaccttgtggtcaagtggcacttggtgtcccaattaacactctatgatgggagtgggttcgagcctcaatggaggcaattgaaagtagctatgaacaaacaTATTACATACATGGATAATGGGAGTGGGAATGAATAGATATTACATAGTAACAGAGTCagtgctcaaaaaaaaaatcaacacttatagattttttttttattaacttggAGGGGGATACCCAAACAGTACAAGGTGAGTTATACATTACAGCAGTCCCGCCAAGTAGGGAGGCCAAGACAATCATCTTCTAGAAGGCCTAGGATCCTATTAGGAGGAATTTCCAGAATATGCAACCCTCTATGGAGACCCCTAGCCATTTTGGCTAAACAATCAGCAACCTGGTTCTGCTCGCGTACAATCTGTACGATCTGCCATACCTCAATAGAGCGCAATTCTCTTTTACAGGCCTCTAAAATGTTGTGTGCTGCAATCGTTGGAGGTCTAGTCCTGGTGAAGTAGTTCACAATTTCGGCCGAGTCGCTCTCGAAAACGACTCTGTTGAAGCCCAAGTGGACAGCCAGTTAGACTCCTTTGAGCATTGCCCACGCTTTTACCTCCAGGGGAGAGCAATTACCAATACTGTAGGCATAGCCTTGCTTCCAAGAACCCGCTTCATCCCGAAATACACCACCGCAGCTAGCTCTGGACGAGGTAATATCAACCGCTCCATCAACATTCACTTTAACAAACCCAGCTTGGGGTTTTGTCCATGCAAAGCTCTGCCAACTACTCCTATTGGTATGGGAGGCCGAGTTTCCTATTCTGCAGAATGCTCTATTAATCTCCTCAACTTGGGCGCTAATCCAGGAGGTCTTGGCTTGGAGAGGTCTCACTAAATTGTTAAATATTGAGTCGTTCCTCCACTTCCAGATCCATTATAGCGTTGTTGTAAACACAGTGCTCGTATTTATTGGCTGCCTACCATTTCCTTTATCAGAAATTCCCTCCTCGAGCCATTTAGAGAAAGGGTTGAACTTATTCTTTTCAATGAATGCAGGGAGGACAACCCTCCAAATCGTATCTGCTAATGGACAGTGACGTAACACATGCTCCGCACTTTCCCTAACTCCAGTGCAAAGCCAGCAGCTATCCGACTCCGTCATTCCGCGTTTGACTCTGTTAACATTCGTCATGATTCGGTCATGCTTCACCAGCCAAACGAACGTTCGAACACGGTTTGGGACTTTAAGTTTCCATATGCTATTCCATTTAGCCGCTTCCAGAGACCCCTCCTCCCCTGTAGTAATTTCATATGCTGAAACGACCAAAAAGCTACCTGATGCTTCCATGTTCCACCCTATAATATCATCCATATTCTGCTCGTCATAGAGAACACATGCAGCAAGCTTACTAAGGGTCTCCTCTGGGAGCAGGGAGCTTAGAGACTCCCAATGCCAGCCGTATTCCGCACTCCAGTAGCTTGATACCGATCTGTCGAGGTCACTCAGAGGTATGGCGTTAATGGCCTGCTGAAGGAGAGACCTGTCGCCCAGCCAAATATCAGTCTAGAACGCTGTGTGCCTCCCATTCCTTACTGATTTCCTTATACCTTTCAAGAGGATTGGTACTGATCTGAGAATTCTTCTCCATGCATTTGACATATTCGCCTTGGGCTTCCAAGTATTGCAATCCAAAGATGTTACAGAATACTTTGCTTTTAGAATCTGAGACCATAGGCAGTCCTCATTTTGGATTAGCCTCCATCCAATCTTCGCAAGAAAGGCACGATTCATAGGTTCCAACTTCCGAATGCCCAGGCCTCCATGAGCCTTACTCTTAGTTACCACGTCCCATTTGACTAAATGGCACTTTCTCTCACCTTCTTTACTACCCCATAGGAAGTCCCGAATAATCTTCTCAATGGCTAGAATTACTCCATTCGGCAAGAGAGTTGATTGCACTGTGTAGTAGGGAATGGCTGATAGGACTGCCTGCGCCAAGGTGTTTCTTCCTGCAAAGGAGAGGGTTTTAGATTTCCAGCTTGCTAGCTTCGTCCGAATTCGTTCGATCAGTCCTGTGAAAGTCTCCTTTTTCAGTCTGCCATGGAAAGAGGGGATTCCAAAATACTTGCCCATGTCTGCCACGATTGGAGTACCTAAAGTGGCACTAATGCATTGTTGCACCACCAAGTCCGTGTTCTTTGAAAAAAACACAGAGGATTTCTGCAGGTTGATTTTTTGTCCAGAGTTGGCGCAGAAGACATCTAAGCACTTCTTAATCTCGGTGGCTTGTTCCATGGTAGCTTCTCCAAACAAGAGTAgatcatctgcaaaaaataaatgagagaCATTAGGACCATTCCTGCAAACTTTTATCCCTTTCCACTTACCATTCTGTAACGAATCATGGATTATGTGACTAAGCCTTTCCATGCATAAGATAAAAAGTAGAGGGGAGATGGAGTCTCCCTGTCTCAATCCTCGTTGAGGGCTGAACCAATCAGATCTCTGGTCATTCCATAAAACTGCCAGCCTGGGTGTGGATACGCATTCCATAATGTTCCTTATCCAGTTATGATTAAAGCCAATATCTCTAAGCGTCTCTTCCAGGAAACTCCATGATAGCCTGTCGTAAGCCTTCTCAAGGTCCAATTTCACTATCATCCAGCCTTTGGCTCCTCGCTTAGATTTCGCAGAGTGTAGTACTTCTTGAAAAACGAGGATGTTGTCTGTGGTTGACCTGCCCGGAACAAAGCTAGATTGGTGATGCCCGATCAATTTCTTAGATATGTCTTTGAGTCTGTTCGTCATTGTTTTCGTCAAGAGTTTGTATGACAGATTACATAAACCAATAGGCCTCAACTGCTTGACTGACTGGGTTCTCTACTTTAGGTATGAGAGTGATCAGCGTGTCGTTAGAACCGGAAGGGAGGATACCATTTTCAAAGAAATGTTGTGCAAACCTTACCAAACTCTGCCCTGTGATACTCCAtgttttctggtaaaatcccgCAGTGAAACCATCCGGTCCCGGTGCCTTGCATGGTTCCATATCGAACAAGGCACATTTTATTTCCTCTTGATCAAATGGAGCATTCACGGCCTCCCAGTCAGCCTCCGACACCGTGGGGAACTTTCCTGGCAGTAGCGGTTGGTGAGGGAGTGTAGCCTCCTCAGTATAGAGTTCTTCGAAATAATTGCGCACGATCCCTCTGACCTCATTTTCCTCCGTTATCCAAATGCCCTCATCGTTCTTTAGTGCTTTTATTCTCCTCTGACTCTTTTTAATTGCCGCCGCAACATGATAAAAGTGAGTGTTACGGTCCCCTGAGGTGATCCAGTTCTCCCTGGACCGCTGGAACCAGATCATCTCCTCTTGGTATAGGGTTTCCTCCAACTCCAATCGTAGCTTCCGGTCCAACCGAATCAATTCTTGTCTTGTGGCACTTGCGAGACCCTTCTAAACACCTCCTATCCTAGCTAACAATCGTCTTTTCTTATGGAATATGTTCCCAACCGTATTCTTGTTCCACTCAATTAGCACCTTCGCCAGGCTAGTCTTGTTTGCTTCTAAGGACTTATCACTCTTCCAATACTGATGAATCAAGGGGAGGAAGCCAGCATGCATGACCCAGGCCATATTAAACCGAAAGCAGCTCCTCGTACTTGCGCCTCCTGAAGAGTCAGTAATAATAATCAGTGGTGTATGGTCGGAGTGTAACATAGGGAGGTGTTCCACTACAGTGTTCGGGTAGGTTAGCTTCCATTGGACATTGCTTAGGGCCCGATCAAGACGAGCGCCTCTAAACGTGGAGGTGTTAACCCCTCTCATCCATGTAAACTTAGCACCTGTATAGCCCAGATCGACCAACCCTTCACGAAACAGCCAACTGTTAAAGTCCGAGCATCTTGAGAGAGAGAAGCTCTCCGAGTTATTGACCTCCTCCATTGACGTGACAGAGTTGAAATCTCCCGCCATCAACCAAGGTCACTGGAAATCCGAACAGGAGCAAGTCAGTTCAGCAAATAATTTCCTTCTAAGGTAAAGATTGGGGCTCCCATAGACCACTGAGAACCTCCATAAGCCTGCAACTCCCTGATCTACCTGCAAGGTTATAAATTGAGGGTGAATCCCAATGACTTCAACATTTAGGGAGCCCTTCCATAGGACCCAAATACCCCCATAGAAGCCCACTGCTTCAACTCTCACCCACTCCTCAAAACCAAAGCTAGAGCATATCTTGTTCGCTTGAACACCAGATACCTTAGGCTCCAAAAGACAGACAATAGAGGGTTTGTGGACCAAAATCAAATAACTAAGGGCACGCCTAAACGACCTAGAGGCCGCGCCTTGACAATTCCAGACTATGCACGACATAAAAACAGAAGAGAAAAAACCAAACGCCTTAAGAGCGCATGTGGCTATCCGCCACCCCATCAGCCTAATCCAAACGATCCAAGTCCTCCATCATTGCAACATCGGGGAAGTTGAACTCATTAGCCGAGGGGCCACCGCGATCGGGAGGATCCTCTTTAGGAGAGGTCCCAAAGCCCACCAATGGATCAACTCCCGCCTCCTCTTGTTCATGGTAAACCACCGTACTTGTGATGTTCTTTCCTTTATCCGAGCCACGGACCACTGTATGTTCAACTTCTGCTGCTGCCCGGTTTGGCGCACCGCCTCTGCCGAAACGCCCTCGGTTCCATCCTTCTGTATGTTGGAAACGTCCACGGTTTGCAAGTTGATAACCACCCCAGTATGCAACTTGGTAACCACTTCGAGTAGCACTCTGGTAGCCGCCACGATTGGCATTCTGGTAGCCACCTCGCTGAAGGAGCTGTGATTGACGACCGTTGTCCAGATACTTGGGTGCTCGTGAGAACCCAGCTTCCCTCTGTAATGGGCTTTTCTGTTTATATCGATCGCTTATTCTAATTCTGGGTAGCGAGTTGGCCGATTGTTATAAATCCATTCTTCCCTCCAAGTTTTCCTGATCTAGTATCATATCGGAGTCATCAAGATTTTCAAGAGTCGCAAACCGCGACTGTGTAAACAACCCATCTGCCGTCTGGTTCCCTCGAGGGGCTTGACTCCTTTCCACCGCAGGGACTTCGTTTGAGTAGTAGGTGTTCCTATAACAATTCCTCTTCTCTTTACGAGAAACGAGCATCCAAGATCCATATTTCTCAGAACGACCTTGGACGGATGTACTTGGGGGATTGACCGCAGAAGAGTGACCCTCTGGTTCCCTGGTAGAGTTTGGACCTTGATTCGCCTCCTCCTTTCCGCATTGTTCATGGTGATGGCCATATTTTCCGCACTTGAAGCACACCAGATGTATGCCCTCGTATTCTATTGGCCACTCCTCCAGATTCAACACAAATTTTGACAGCAGGGGCTTCGTAATGTCTATTTCGACACAGATCCTCGCAAATTTCCCCTTCGTGGTGA
It includes:
- the LOC116011349 gene encoding (-)-germacrene D synthase-like, with amino-acid sequence MDVNGNSSGRRSVTYHPSVWGDYFLAYDSQLTEIDPLEEREVQQLKEEVRKAFIAAPPASLEKLELIDKIQRLGVDYHFENEIEASIRHIFENYDDCNKEDDENNLYIVALRFRLLRQEGHHISCGVFEKFLDKNGKFKDSLANDVEGMLSLYEAAYLGVHGETILDEALTFTTGHLESMLPGLNKLAAAQVTHALKMPLRRTLPRVGAREYMPIYQQDQTHNEVLLRFAKLDFNLLQKVHQRELSGITRWWKDLDVPKTLPFARDRLAECYFWILGIYFEPQYHFSRRITTQIISLCSILDDLYDVYGTHDELQLFTNAIQRFDTSASNEVPQYLKKLYLTILATTTEMEEVMAKENKLFHVAYAIGEMKKSVRAYHQEFMWFYTKHVPTFEEYLKVSLATTCYMTLATTSLVGMGDIVTKEVLDWITSEPLAIKANCSICRLMDDIIGHEFEQERGHVVSAVECYTKEYNVSEQEAYVEIEKLISKAWKDLNQECLHPTPVPMKVLLRIMNLTRVIFLLYKDKDNYTFSQVKLKYFINTILVQPVTI
- the LOC116010180 gene encoding uncharacterized protein LOC116010180, which encodes MAGDFNSVTSMEEVNNSESFSLSRCSDFNSWLFREGLVDLGYTGAKFTWMRGVNTSTFRGARLDRALSNVQWKLTYPNTVVEHLPMLHSDHTPLIIITDSSGGASTRSCFRFNMAWVMHAGFLPLIHQYWKSDKSLEANKTSLAKVLIEWNKNTVGNIFHKKRRLLARIGGV